One Cellulomonas sp. NS3 genomic region harbors:
- a CDS encoding response regulator transcription factor, with the protein MAISSTPGAGGPAQTTGATTTVLVVEDEPAIAQAISQRLSAEGWRVETVGDGHAGVEAAARLQPDVVVLDVMLPGIDGLEVCRRVQAERPVPVLMLTARDDETDMLIGLGVGADDYMTKPFSMRELVARTKALLRRTERAAQAAALQATQPDATPPLTVGDVVVDRAQRRVHRAGEEVHLTPTEFDLLLTLAATPRTVLTRERLLAEVWDWVDASGTRTVDSHVKALRRKLGADLIRTVHGVGYAFEPATAPSGSPTP; encoded by the coding sequence ATGGCGATCTCGAGCACCCCCGGCGCCGGCGGCCCGGCGCAGACGACCGGCGCGACCACGACCGTCCTCGTCGTCGAGGACGAGCCGGCGATCGCGCAGGCGATCAGCCAGCGCCTGTCCGCGGAGGGCTGGCGCGTCGAGACGGTCGGCGACGGCCACGCGGGCGTCGAGGCCGCGGCCCGGCTGCAGCCCGACGTCGTGGTCCTCGACGTGATGCTGCCCGGCATCGACGGGCTCGAGGTGTGCCGGCGCGTCCAGGCCGAGCGCCCCGTGCCCGTCCTGATGCTCACGGCGCGCGACGACGAGACCGACATGCTGATCGGCCTGGGCGTCGGCGCGGACGACTACATGACGAAGCCGTTCTCGATGCGCGAGCTCGTCGCCCGGACCAAGGCGCTCCTGCGGCGGACCGAGCGCGCGGCGCAGGCGGCCGCGCTGCAGGCGACCCAGCCCGACGCGACCCCGCCGCTCACCGTCGGCGACGTCGTCGTGGACCGCGCGCAGCGCCGCGTGCACCGCGCCGGCGAGGAGGTCCACCTCACGCCCACCGAGTTCGACCTGCTGCTGACGCTCGCGGCGACGCCCCGCACCGTCCTGACGCGCGAGCGCCTGCTCGCCGAGGTGTGGGACTGGGTCGACGCGAGCGGCACGCGCACCGTCGACTCCCACGTCAAGGCGCTGCGCCGCAAGCTCGGCGCGGACCTGATCCGCACGGTGCACGGCGTCGGGTACGCGTTCGAACCGGCGACGGCACCCTCGGGCTCGCCGACCCCGTGA